The sequence TATTGATTGACAATTACTTGTTTATTTGTTGATAATTATTTTAGGATTATAACTTGAACTATTTCAAAATGGAACATCAATCTGCTGCAAAGAAAGGAAAAACATTGATATCCTCTTTTTTTAAGAAGAGAGATCGTCAAGCTAGTGAAGATACTTCAATTCCTACAGTCCTTACAGTGCAGCATCAATCCAGTGAAAGCCTTCCATTTCTCAATATCCAAATTCCTTCATGTTCCTCTCCTAGAGACGATCATCAGCCATCATCTTCTTGTATTGAACGAGATCCGAGAAAAAGAAAACAGATATGTGAATATCATGTTAATGTACGAGATGAGATAAGACGTTCATATCTAAATATGGGGCCTTATCAACCAGATATGTTGGAGTATCCAGGTACAAAATTTGGAAGTCAGAATCGTCGTTTTCAGAAAAAATGGTTCCAGAAATTTCATTGGTTGGAGTATTCGCcttcaacaaataaggcatattgTTTCTATTGTTTTATTTTCCTGAATGATGTTAATTCATCTAATATCTCGGCATTGGTCAATGAAGGATTTGACAATTGGAAAAAGATAAGCCAAGGAAAAACATGTGTTTTTCTTGCCCATATTGGTTCTACAGCTTCTTCGCCTCATACTATGTGTGAGAGAAATGCTGAAAATTTGATGAGGCCCTCACAACATATTGATAAAGTGATGCATGTACAATCTAAAgaggaaaaagagaaaaatcGTTTGCGTTTGAGCACCTCAATTGTAGCTGTTCGTTGGCTAGCACTTCAAGGTTGTGCGTTTAGAGGTAACGATGAATCTCTATCTTCATCTAATCGTGGAAATTTTCTTGAATTGGTGAAGGCTTTTGCAAAAATGAATACAGAAATTGATGAAGTTGTGCTTGAGAATGCTCCAAAAAATGCCCAATATATCGCTCCAGAAATTCAAAAAGAGATTTTACATATTATGGCCAATAGAGTACGACAAATGGTTCATGAAGAAGTTGGAGATAAATACTTCTGTATTCTTGTTGATGAAGCCCGAGATATATCTAAACGAGAGCAAATGGCCATTAAATTGAGGTTTGTGAACAATCATGGGATTTTGACAGAAAGATTTTTTGCCATCAAAAGTGTTAGTGGCACTACCTCAATGAATTTGAAAAATGAGATATCAAATGTTCTTGTTCATCATGATCTCCATGTTAAGAAAATCAGAGGCCAAGGATATGATGGTGCTAGCAATATGCGTGGAGCGTGGAATGGACTTCAAGcattatttctcaaagattgtcCCTATGCATACTATGTACACTGTTTTGCACATCGTTTACAACTGACATTGGTTTCTGCAGCTAAGGATGTTAGTGTTATTTGGGAATTCTTTTCTCATTTGGACAATATTGTTAACATTGTCACTTCTTCTACTAAGCGCATTGCTGAATTACATACTGCACAAAGAAATGAAATTGAGTATATGTTGTCAATTGGAGAACGTGATTCTGGAAGTGGTGCAAATCAGATTGGTAATTTGCAACGAGCAGGAGCTACTCGTTGGAGTTCTCACTATGATTCAGTAAAAAGCTTGATAGTTATGTACAATGCAACTTGCAAAGTTTTTGAAGTTCTCAGTGATCATTCTCCAAATAGAAGAGCTAAGGCTGAAGTTCAGGGGATTTACAGAAACATGGCAAGCTTTGAATTTGTGTTTATTTTGCACTTAATGCATAAAATTATGAGAACAACAGATACTCTTTGTCaaattcttcaaagaaaatctcAAGACATTTTGACTGCTATTACATTTGTCACTACTACCAAAACTAGCCTTCAAGAATTTAGAGAATGTGGGTGGAACGAATTTCTTCAGGAAGTTAAAGTTTTTTGCTCAAGAAATGAAATTGATGTGCCTGACCTTGACTGTCTATATAAGATTGGACGTTCCTGTCGGCAAACTACAATAGAACATCATTACCACTTTGATGTTTTTAATGCAGCAATAGATTTCATTTTGATGGAGTTAAATACTCGGTTCAATGAGTCATCGATGGAACTTCTTTATCTTAGTACAGCTTTAGATCCTAAAAATTCATTTAACTCATTTAACAGTGATGATATTTGCAAGCTTGCAACGAAGTTTTATCCTGGAGATTTCACAGATTAAGAAATTGTTGCTTTGGAGTATGAATTGATACATTATAAACTTGATGTGATGCAGAATTTAAAGGTTTCTACACTTGTTGAGTTGTGTCAGCAACTGACTGAGAGTGGACGGTCAAATGTTTACGTTATGTTGACTAGATTGATTCATCTTGTTTTGACATTACCTGTGTCTACCAGCACTACTGAGCGGGCTTTTTCAGCAATGAAGCATGTGAAGACGGCACTTCGCAATAA comes from Primulina huaijiensis isolate GDHJ02 chromosome 5, ASM1229523v2, whole genome shotgun sequence and encodes:
- the LOC140977079 gene encoding uncharacterized protein is translated as MEHQSAAKKGKTLISSFFKKRDRQASEDTSIPTVLTVQHQSSESLPFLNIQIPSCSSPRDDHQPSSSCIERDPRKRKQICEYHVNVRDEIRRSYLNMGPYQPDMLEYPGTKFGSQNRRFQKKWFQKFHWLEYSPSTNKAYCFYCFIFLNDVNSSNISALVNEGFDNWKKISQGKTCVFLAHIGSTASSPHTMCERNAENLMRPSQHIDKVMHVQSKEEKEKNRLRLSTSIVAVRWLALQGCAFRGNDESLSSSNRGNFLELVKAFAKMNTEIDEVVLENAPKNAQYIAPEIQKEILHIMANRVRQMVHEEVGDKYFCILVDEARDISKREQMAIKLRFVNNHGILTERFFAIKSVSGTTSMNLKNEISNVLVHHDLHVKKIRGQGYDGASNMRGAWNGLQALFLKDCPYAYYVHCFAHRLQLTLVSAAKDVSVIWEFFSHLDNIVNIVTSSTKRIAELHTAQRNEIEYMLSIGERDSGSGANQIGNLQRAGATRWSSHYDSVKSLIVMYNATCKVFEVLSDHSPNRRAKAEVQGIYRNMASFEFVFILHLMHKIMRTTDTLCQILQRKSQDILTAITFVTTTKTSLQEFRECGWNEFLQEVKVFCSRNEIDVPDLDCLYKIGRSCRQTTIEHHYHFDVFNAAIDFILMELNTRFNESSMELLYLSTALDPKNSFNSFNSDDICKLATKFYPGDFTD